One window of the Haloarcula halobia genome contains the following:
- the folP gene encoding dihydropteroate synthase, which translates to MEFHEAANFLLELRRFPSGTGTDATRDLLSELGEPHENLRCVQVAGSNGKGSTVRMVERTLREAGLDVGRYTSPHLDDVRERVTVNGRKLSKAALVEFVTEVRPHLTTQGATNDSPTFFETLTALALWEFDRQDVDVAVLEVGIGGKHDATSVVDPVASAVTSVTLEHTDILGDTVVEIARDKAHVAPGDAPLVTGATGRALEAVRDVADEVLTVGEAAGADVTVTYRGREGLEAAVTLDGPGWHAETHLPLLGEHQALNAGVAAVLCRQIAGVSAAELARGLRNAHWPGRFEVMDESPLTVLDGAHNPGGVERVVETLDEFAYDDLHVVVGAMVDKDHTGIAAALSTADHVVACKPNVDRAESTSVVAEAIESTTDATVETRSDVAGALGIALDAASDDDAVLVTGSLYAVREARTRWSRSMVPKRVDSIPEARATIEAADVTDAGAWRMRGKAVHRVLRTRVQVRQAQYLKEELLSLGGECAISGLNNQDEENVDVVMMATMAQFKRLTDKLEGQPYGLSTFGEELRDALGIQQPPPERTYPWDDGTAVMGILNVTPDSFHDGGEYDDVADAVDRAEAMVAAGVDILDVGGESTRPGADPVPAEQERERVVPVIEALSDTDVAISIDTRKASVARAALDAGADILNDVSGLEDPEMRLVAAEHDVPVVVMHSIDTPVDPDTDVEYDDVVEDCIDQLTERVLLAEKAGLDREQIIVDPGLGFGKSPAEDFELLDRLGEFRALGCPVLVGHSHKSMFGLVGRGPDERGSATVAATAVAAERGADIVRVHDVPENVAAVDVVHAASDPTRFEE; encoded by the coding sequence ATGGAGTTCCACGAGGCCGCGAACTTCCTCCTCGAGTTGCGCCGGTTCCCGTCCGGGACCGGCACCGACGCCACGCGGGATCTGCTGTCCGAACTCGGCGAGCCCCACGAGAACCTGCGGTGTGTCCAGGTCGCCGGCTCCAACGGGAAGGGCTCGACCGTCCGGATGGTCGAGCGCACGCTCAGGGAGGCGGGCCTGGACGTCGGCCGGTACACCTCGCCGCACCTGGACGACGTTCGCGAGCGCGTCACGGTCAACGGCCGGAAGCTGTCGAAGGCGGCCCTCGTCGAGTTCGTCACCGAGGTGCGCCCCCATCTCACCACGCAGGGCGCGACCAACGACTCGCCGACGTTCTTCGAGACGCTGACGGCGCTCGCGCTCTGGGAGTTCGACCGCCAGGACGTCGACGTGGCAGTCCTGGAGGTCGGCATCGGCGGCAAGCACGACGCCACCAGCGTCGTCGACCCCGTCGCCAGCGCGGTCACGTCGGTGACGCTCGAACACACGGACATCCTCGGCGACACCGTCGTGGAGATCGCCCGCGACAAGGCCCACGTCGCGCCCGGCGACGCGCCGCTGGTGACCGGCGCGACGGGACGGGCACTGGAAGCGGTCCGGGACGTCGCCGACGAGGTACTGACTGTCGGCGAGGCGGCCGGGGCGGACGTGACGGTGACCTACCGCGGCCGCGAGGGCCTCGAGGCCGCCGTCACGCTCGACGGGCCGGGCTGGCACGCCGAGACACACCTCCCGTTGCTGGGCGAACACCAGGCACTGAACGCGGGGGTCGCGGCAGTGCTGTGCCGGCAGATCGCGGGCGTCTCGGCGGCCGAGTTGGCCCGGGGCTTGCGGAACGCACACTGGCCGGGCCGCTTCGAGGTGATGGACGAGTCGCCCCTGACCGTCCTCGACGGGGCGCACAACCCCGGCGGCGTCGAGCGGGTCGTCGAGACGCTCGACGAGTTCGCGTACGACGACCTGCACGTGGTGGTGGGCGCGATGGTCGACAAGGACCACACCGGCATCGCGGCGGCTCTCTCGACGGCCGACCACGTCGTGGCCTGCAAGCCCAACGTCGACCGGGCGGAGTCGACGTCGGTCGTCGCCGAGGCCATCGAATCGACGACCGACGCCACGGTCGAGACGCGCTCCGACGTCGCCGGTGCACTCGGTATCGCGCTCGACGCCGCCAGCGATGACGACGCCGTCCTCGTCACCGGGTCGCTCTACGCCGTCCGCGAGGCCCGGACGCGGTGGTCGCGGTCGATGGTCCCCAAGCGCGTCGACTCGATTCCCGAGGCTCGCGCGACCATCGAGGCCGCCGACGTCACCGACGCCGGAGCCTGGCGGATGCGCGGGAAGGCCGTCCACCGCGTCCTGCGAACGCGGGTCCAGGTCAGGCAGGCCCAGTACCTCAAGGAGGAACTGCTCTCGCTGGGCGGGGAGTGTGCCATCTCCGGACTGAACAACCAGGACGAGGAGAACGTCGACGTCGTGATGATGGCGACGATGGCGCAGTTCAAGCGGCTGACCGACAAACTCGAGGGGCAACCGTACGGCCTGTCGACGTTCGGCGAGGAACTGCGCGACGCGCTGGGCATCCAGCAGCCGCCCCCGGAGCGGACGTATCCGTGGGACGACGGCACCGCCGTCATGGGCATCCTGAACGTCACGCCCGACTCCTTCCACGACGGGGGCGAATACGACGACGTCGCGGACGCCGTCGACCGCGCCGAGGCGATGGTCGCGGCGGGCGTCGACATCCTCGACGTCGGGGGCGAGTCCACCCGGCCCGGGGCCGACCCGGTCCCCGCCGAGCAGGAGCGCGAGCGCGTCGTGCCGGTCATCGAGGCGCTTTCCGACACGGACGTGGCCATCTCCATCGACACCCGGAAGGCCAGCGTCGCCCGCGCGGCACTCGACGCCGGCGCGGACATCCTCAACGACGTCTCGGGCCTCGAGGACCCCGAGATGCGACTGGTCGCCGCCGAGCACGACGTGCCCGTGGTCGTGATGCACTCCATCGACACGCCGGTCGACCCCGACACGGACGTCGAGTACGACGACGTCGTCGAGGACTGCATCGACCAGCTGACAGAGCGGGTCCTGCTGGCGGAGAAGGCGGGACTGGACCGCGAGCAGATCATCGTCGACCCGGGACTGGGCTTCGGGAAGTCGCCCGCCGAGGACTTCGAGCTGCTGGACCGACTCGGCGAGTTCCGGGCGCTTGGCTGTCCGGTGCTCGTCGGCCACTCCCACAAATCGATGTTCGGCCTCGTCGGTCGGGGCCCGGACGAGCGGGGGTCGGCGACGGTCGCCGCCACCGCCGTAGCCGCCGAGCGCGGCGCGGACATCGTTCGCGTCCACGACGTGC
- the purH gene encoding bifunctional phosphoribosylaminoimidazolecarboxamide formyltransferase/IMP cyclohydrolase, protein MKLAGMASNRGRNLMNIADRAPGGAEFAVVLTNDADAPVLDAAAERGIPTEVVERDDGEAREAHEARVLESLAEYDFDLVTLDGYMRVLSEKFLDEAPTTLNVHPSLLPNFPGMDAHEQVLEAGVKVTGCTVHVVDETVDGGPIVTQEPIPVVEGDDVDDLKERVLYQGEFTAYPRVVKWFAEDRVEVDYEDRSVSVEGDVGGNFPARRLVSDDRAADLRYGENPHQDAALYADTTVSEASVVHADQLNEGAKALSYNNYNDADGALNLIKEFDEPAAAVIKHTNPAGCATADTLADAYARALSTDPMSAFGGIVALNRTCDADTAEQIVDSFKEVVVAPGYTDAALDVLFEKENLRVLEVTDDFEVTDTITEKPLVGGRLVQERDTQHLTAGDLEVVTEREPTDEQVESMLFAWHTLKHVKSNGILFAKGTETVGIGMGQVSRVDAVRLAAMKADEHAEGKDAEGAVMASDAFFPFPDGIEAAAEAGIEAVIQPGGSKNDESVVEAADEHDMAMVFTGQRSFRHD, encoded by the coding sequence ATGAAACTCGCCGGCATGGCCAGCAACCGCGGCCGGAATCTCATGAACATCGCGGACCGGGCCCCGGGCGGGGCCGAGTTCGCTGTCGTACTGACGAACGACGCCGACGCACCCGTGCTCGACGCGGCGGCCGAGCGCGGTATCCCCACCGAGGTCGTCGAACGCGACGACGGCGAGGCCCGCGAGGCTCACGAAGCGCGCGTGCTCGAGTCCCTCGCGGAGTACGACTTCGACCTGGTGACCCTCGACGGGTACATGCGCGTCCTCAGCGAGAAATTCCTCGACGAGGCGCCGACGACGCTGAACGTCCACCCCTCGCTCCTGCCGAACTTCCCCGGCATGGACGCCCACGAGCAGGTGCTCGAGGCGGGCGTGAAGGTCACCGGCTGTACGGTCCACGTCGTCGACGAGACGGTCGACGGCGGCCCCATCGTCACGCAGGAGCCGATTCCAGTCGTGGAGGGCGACGACGTCGACGACCTGAAAGAGCGCGTCCTCTACCAGGGGGAGTTCACCGCCTACCCCCGCGTCGTCAAGTGGTTCGCCGAGGACCGCGTCGAGGTCGACTACGAGGACAGGTCCGTCTCGGTCGAGGGCGACGTGGGCGGGAACTTCCCCGCGCGCCGTCTGGTCTCGGACGACCGGGCCGCCGACCTCCGCTACGGGGAGAACCCCCACCAGGACGCCGCACTGTACGCCGACACCACGGTGTCGGAGGCCAGCGTCGTCCACGCCGACCAGCTCAACGAGGGCGCGAAGGCGCTGTCGTACAACAACTACAACGACGCCGACGGCGCCTTGAACCTCATCAAGGAGTTCGACGAACCGGCGGCCGCGGTCATCAAGCACACGAACCCGGCGGGCTGTGCGACCGCCGACACGCTCGCCGACGCCTACGCGAGGGCGCTGTCGACGGACCCGATGAGCGCCTTCGGCGGCATCGTCGCGCTCAACCGCACCTGTGACGCCGACACCGCCGAGCAGATCGTCGACTCGTTCAAGGAGGTCGTCGTCGCGCCGGGGTACACCGACGCGGCGCTGGACGTCCTCTTCGAGAAGGAGAACCTGCGCGTCCTGGAGGTCACCGACGACTTCGAGGTCACCGACACCATCACCGAGAAACCCCTCGTCGGGGGGCGGCTGGTCCAGGAGCGCGACACCCAGCACCTGACCGCCGGCGACCTGGAGGTCGTCACCGAGCGCGAGCCGACCGACGAGCAGGTCGAGTCGATGCTCTTCGCCTGGCACACGCTGAAACACGTCAAGTCCAACGGCATCCTGTTCGCGAAAGGGACCGAGACGGTCGGCATCGGCATGGGACAGGTCTCCCGCGTCGACGCCGTCCGCCTGGCCGCGATGAAGGCCGACGAGCACGCCGAGGGCAAGGACGCCGAGGGCGCCGTGATGGCCTCCGACGCGTTCTTCCCGTTCCCCGACGGCATCGAGGCGGCCGCGGAGGCCGGCATCGAGGCGGTCATCCAGCCCGGCGGGTCCAAGAACGACGAGAGCGTCGTCGAGGCTGCCGACGAGCACGACATGGCGATGGTGTTCACCGGCCAGCGGTCGTTCCGCCACGACTGA
- a CDS encoding PrsW family intramembrane metalloprotease, which translates to MSSDDTEDPVAAALSGSTDLYDVAEWDPRSGLDRFSVSIHGFLHASRRWLLIALGLVLFVAQLAFAGLLVLRQPSLGILAALSVVPALAIVGYLWYGDPTIREPVETMAVVFVLAILFASFAALVNTVLQPLFQLIPVVGMAVFFFVVVGPIEETVKWLGARVGAFGTIESVVDGVVYGAVAGLGFATIENALYIVQGYSQAMSLDNAEPLLAAVQTATSRAFVGPGHVLYSSIAGYYLGLAKFNPEHRGPIVVKGIFIAAVVHAVYNTSVTYLPQLVPWNLVTFVGFVVAFDAVVGYFVYRKLSRYKRLYHQTEASGHHSEGDPSGSESADA; encoded by the coding sequence GTGTCATCCGACGATACCGAGGACCCCGTGGCGGCGGCACTGTCCGGTTCGACCGACCTCTACGACGTCGCCGAGTGGGACCCCCGGTCGGGGCTCGACCGGTTCTCCGTGTCCATCCACGGGTTCCTGCACGCCTCGCGCCGCTGGCTCCTCATCGCGCTGGGTCTGGTCCTGTTCGTCGCGCAACTTGCCTTCGCCGGCCTGCTCGTCCTCCGGCAACCGTCGCTTGGCATCCTGGCGGCGCTCTCGGTGGTCCCGGCCTTGGCCATCGTCGGCTACCTCTGGTACGGCGACCCGACGATACGCGAACCCGTCGAGACGATGGCCGTCGTGTTCGTGCTGGCCATCCTGTTTGCGAGTTTCGCGGCGCTCGTCAACACCGTCCTCCAGCCGCTGTTCCAGTTGATCCCGGTCGTCGGGATGGCCGTGTTCTTCTTCGTCGTCGTCGGCCCGATCGAGGAGACGGTGAAGTGGCTCGGCGCCCGGGTCGGCGCGTTCGGCACTATCGAGTCGGTCGTCGACGGCGTCGTCTACGGGGCCGTGGCCGGACTGGGCTTTGCCACCATCGAGAACGCGCTGTACATCGTGCAGGGATACTCGCAGGCCATGTCGCTGGACAACGCCGAGCCGCTCCTGGCGGCCGTCCAGACGGCGACGAGTCGGGCGTTCGTCGGCCCGGGCCACGTGCTCTACTCCTCGATCGCCGGCTACTACCTGGGCCTGGCGAAGTTCAACCCCGAGCACAGAGGCCCCATCGTGGTGAAGGGCATCTTCATCGCGGCGGTCGTCCACGCCGTCTACAACACATCGGTCACGTACCTTCCACAGCTGGTGCCGTGGAACCTGGTGACCTTCGTCGGGTTCGTCGTCGCCTTCGACGCCGTCGTCGGTTACTTCGTCTACCGGAAACTCTCGCGGTACAAGCGCCTCTACCACCAGACCGAGGCCAGCGGCCACCACAGCGAGGGGGACCCGTCGGGTTCGGAGTCGGCCGACGCGTAA
- the purB gene encoding adenylosuccinate lyase yields the protein MTERGPLAAVSPLDGRYARYTDPLVPYASERALMRARVQVEVEYLLALADLDATPLTIGDDQRATLRSLYEAFDDEDATVVKRLETEGYGEYAATNHDVKAIEYFVRLGMPEELDADHWIHFGLTSEDVNNLAHRLLVKPAAEDVLVPELREVRDALVEMAHDYADVPMLARTHGQPATPTTFGKEMAVYASRLGQAIGRIERATDDLSGKLAGASGTYAAHHAAYPDVDWPAFSTAFVADLGLEHEPLTTQVNPCDDLAALFDALRGANNVLLDMDLDMWLYVSDRYLGQETVAGETGSSTMPHKVNPIDFENSEGNLSKANADLTFLGDYVTSSRLQRDLSDSTVKRNIGAAFAHCLVGYRKCQNGLAKVVPNEQVMLDDLDDTPEIIGEAVQTILRREGHDDAYEQVKKATRGREVTMADFEAMIADLDVDEAVRAELEALTPSGYTGIARDLAEDV from the coding sequence ATGACCGAGAGAGGGCCACTCGCCGCCGTGTCGCCGCTCGACGGACGGTACGCCCGCTACACCGACCCGCTCGTCCCGTACGCCAGCGAGCGTGCGCTCATGCGCGCCCGCGTGCAGGTCGAAGTCGAGTACCTGCTGGCGCTCGCCGACCTCGACGCGACGCCACTGACCATCGGCGACGACCAGCGCGCGACGCTTCGTTCGCTCTACGAGGCGTTCGACGACGAGGACGCGACCGTCGTCAAGCGACTCGAGACGGAGGGCTACGGCGAGTACGCCGCCACCAACCACGACGTGAAGGCAATCGAGTACTTCGTCCGCCTCGGGATGCCCGAGGAGCTGGACGCCGACCACTGGATCCACTTCGGCCTCACCAGCGAGGACGTCAACAACCTCGCCCACCGTCTGCTCGTCAAGCCCGCTGCCGAGGACGTGCTGGTCCCGGAACTGCGCGAGGTCCGCGACGCGCTGGTGGAGATGGCCCACGACTACGCCGACGTGCCGATGCTCGCCCGGACCCACGGCCAGCCCGCGACGCCGACGACGTTCGGCAAGGAGATGGCCGTCTACGCCTCCCGCCTTGGCCAGGCAATCGGGCGCATCGAGCGCGCGACCGACGACCTCTCGGGGAAACTCGCCGGCGCGTCGGGCACCTACGCCGCCCACCACGCGGCCTATCCGGACGTGGACTGGCCCGCGTTCTCGACGGCGTTCGTCGCGGACCTGGGACTGGAGCACGAACCGCTGACGACGCAGGTCAACCCCTGTGACGACCTCGCGGCGCTGTTCGACGCGCTCCGGGGAGCCAACAACGTCCTGCTGGACATGGACCTGGACATGTGGCTGTACGTCTCGGACCGCTACCTGGGCCAGGAGACCGTCGCGGGCGAGACGGGGTCCTCGACGATGCCCCACAAGGTCAACCCGATCGACTTCGAGAACAGCGAGGGGAACCTCTCGAAGGCCAACGCCGATCTGACCTTCCTCGGCGACTACGTCACGAGCTCGCGCCTCCAGCGTGACCTCTCGGACTCGACGGTCAAGCGGAACATCGGCGCGGCGTTCGCCCACTGTCTCGTCGGCTACCGCAAGTGCCAGAACGGCCTGGCGAAGGTCGTCCCCAACGAGCAGGTGATGCTGGACGATCTGGACGACACGCCCGAGATCATCGGCGAGGCGGTCCAGACCATCCTCCGCCGCGAGGGCCACGACGACGCCTACGAGCAGGTCAAGAAGGCAACCCGCGGCCGCGAGGTGACGATGGCCGACTTCGAGGCGATGATCGCGGACCTCGACGTCGACGAGGCGGTGCGCGCGGAGCTCGAGGCCCTGACCCCGTCGGGCTACACCGGCATCGCACGGGACCTGGCCGAGGACGTCTGA
- a CDS encoding MFS transporter, protein MVLGTDSRVITLGLARMADALGNSFLIIVLPLYIASGQISLAGIVGTSVFGFVLQTETLIGLVLSLFGLLNSFGQPFTGRVSDRTGRRRIFVLVGLAIFAVGSAAYPFLTSYWSVLVARALQGIGAAFTIPATVALVNDYAESDAERGGNFGVFNTFRLVGFGFGPIIAGVVITGGLAARDVVTYSLFGSTVSGFTAAFAVAVLGAVVSFVLVFLLIADPPAAANAASKNLAIAVRDPNGRGLDSVFVLGVGTFLMATTIALFATLEGPIRMRLDESTFMFSVQFAAVVIANVVFQVPIGRASDRFGRRPFVVAGFVVLVPSVFAQGVVTDPWLMLLARFVQGIGVALVFAPSLALAGDLAGERGSGTTLSVLTMAFGLGVAAGPLASGLLFNFGGFSTPFTVGAGLAVVALALTYSQVEETLEV, encoded by the coding sequence ATGGTCCTCGGTACAGACAGTCGAGTCATCACCCTGGGGTTGGCCCGCATGGCCGACGCCCTGGGGAACTCCTTTCTCATCATCGTCCTCCCGCTGTACATCGCCAGCGGGCAGATATCGCTGGCCGGCATCGTGGGGACGAGCGTCTTCGGCTTCGTCCTCCAGACGGAGACGCTCATCGGCCTCGTCCTCTCGCTGTTTGGCCTGCTCAACAGCTTCGGACAGCCGTTCACGGGGCGAGTCTCCGACCGGACCGGTCGACGCCGGATATTCGTCCTCGTGGGGCTTGCGATCTTCGCGGTCGGGAGCGCGGCCTACCCCTTCCTCACGAGTTACTGGAGCGTCCTGGTCGCCCGGGCGCTCCAGGGCATCGGCGCCGCGTTCACCATCCCCGCGACGGTGGCGCTGGTCAACGACTACGCGGAGAGCGACGCCGAGCGCGGGGGCAACTTCGGCGTGTTCAACACGTTCCGGCTCGTCGGCTTCGGGTTCGGTCCCATCATCGCCGGCGTGGTCATCACGGGCGGACTCGCCGCACGGGACGTCGTCACGTACTCGCTGTTCGGGTCGACCGTCTCGGGGTTCACCGCGGCCTTCGCCGTCGCCGTCCTGGGGGCGGTGGTGAGTTTCGTGCTGGTCTTCCTGCTCATCGCCGACCCGCCCGCGGCCGCCAACGCCGCGAGCAAGAACCTCGCTATCGCCGTCCGGGACCCGAACGGCCGGGGGCTCGACTCGGTGTTCGTCCTCGGCGTCGGCACCTTCCTGATGGCGACGACCATCGCGCTCTTTGCCACGCTGGAGGGGCCCATCCGGATGCGCCTAGACGAGTCGACGTTCATGTTCAGCGTCCAGTTCGCTGCCGTCGTCATCGCCAACGTCGTCTTCCAGGTGCCCATCGGCCGGGCCAGCGACCGGTTCGGCCGCCGCCCGTTCGTCGTCGCCGGGTTCGTCGTCCTCGTCCCGTCGGTGTTCGCCCAGGGTGTCGTCACCGACCCGTGGCTGATGCTGCTGGCCCGCTTCGTCCAGGGCATCGGCGTGGCGCTCGTCTTCGCACCGTCCCTGGCGCTGGCCGGCGACCTGGCGGGCGAGCGCGGGTCGGGGACGACCCTCTCGGTGCTGACGATGGCCTTCGGCCTCGGCGTCGCCGCCGGCCCGCTGGCCTCGGGGCTCCTCTTTAACTTCGGCGGGTTCAGCACCCCCTTCACCGTCGGCGCTGGCCTGGCGGTCGTCGCGCTGGCCCTGACCTACTCGCAGGTCGAGGAGACGCTGGAGGTCTGA
- a CDS encoding zinc-dependent alcohol dehydrogenase family protein: MRAVVFTGHGEPLEVRTVDPPTPDPEGVVIELEACGICRSDWHAWQGDPVWAERGLAPGHVLGHEPAGIVRAVGDEVERVREGDHVTVPFNLADGTCHQCRTGHANLCENGLALGLAPAVPGAFAEQLHIPDADVNVVQLPDSVSSVDMAGLGCRFMTAFHGLVHQADVDAGDWVAVHGCGGVGLSAVHIAAALGANVVAVDLFAEKLDFAERLGARATVDADATDDVPGEIRAITDGGAHVSVDALGIATTCQNSVNCLRTRGQHVQIGLTTSSEGGQVALPTDRIVGEELSVVGAIGMSPARYDELFRFIEGGRIDPAKIVSETVSLEETPEKLAAMTDYDTLGIPVIDEF; the protein is encoded by the coding sequence ATGCGCGCAGTTGTCTTCACCGGTCACGGTGAACCGCTGGAGGTCAGGACGGTTGACCCGCCGACACCGGACCCCGAGGGAGTCGTCATCGAACTGGAGGCGTGTGGCATCTGCCGGAGCGACTGGCACGCGTGGCAGGGGGACCCAGTCTGGGCGGAGCGGGGCCTGGCCCCCGGGCACGTGCTGGGCCACGAACCTGCGGGCATCGTCCGCGCGGTCGGCGACGAGGTCGAGCGCGTCCGCGAGGGCGACCACGTGACGGTCCCGTTCAACCTCGCCGACGGCACCTGTCACCAGTGCCGGACGGGCCACGCGAACCTCTGTGAGAACGGCCTCGCACTCGGCCTGGCGCCGGCGGTCCCGGGTGCCTTCGCGGAGCAGCTCCACATCCCGGACGCCGACGTCAACGTCGTCCAGTTGCCCGACAGCGTCTCCTCGGTGGACATGGCCGGCCTTGGCTGTCGGTTCATGACTGCCTTCCACGGACTCGTCCACCAGGCCGACGTCGACGCCGGCGACTGGGTGGCCGTCCACGGCTGTGGCGGGGTCGGCCTGTCGGCGGTCCACATCGCGGCGGCGCTGGGCGCGAACGTGGTCGCGGTCGACCTCTTTGCGGAGAAGCTGGACTTCGCCGAGCGACTCGGGGCCAGGGCGACGGTCGACGCCGACGCGACCGACGACGTGCCCGGCGAGATACGCGCCATCACGGACGGGGGCGCGCACGTCTCGGTGGACGCGCTCGGTATCGCGACGACGTGCCAGAACTCCGTCAACTGCCTGCGGACGCGGGGCCAGCACGTCCAGATCGGGCTGACGACCAGTAGCGAGGGCGGTCAGGTGGCGCTCCCCACCGACCGCATCGTCGGCGAGGAGCTGTCGGTCGTCGGCGCCATCGGCATGTCGCCGGCCCGCTACGACGAGCTGTTCCGCTTCATCGAGGGCGGGCGCATCGACCCGGCGAAGATCGTCTCCGAGACGGTCTCGCTCGAGGAGACCCCCGAGAAACTCGCGGCGATGACCGACTACGACACGCTGGGGATACCCGTCATCGACGAGTTCTGA
- a CDS encoding M20 family metallopeptidase: MTTTFDLETFHREAVDVPSHEDVGEMREYLLETLDAEGIEGTVDDLGNVRATRGDGDGTHLLLNTHIDTVPPHLPYERRAEPPGLDERVDGSGDEGGEATASDQSSGRQPRDAGDVACGRGACDAKGSLAALLDAFVTVSPDAGRVTLAVSIDEETTQTGGAHLAEDSDADAVIVGEPTGLDVCTAARGQFEGTVTIRGESAHAADPASGMNAIRAAAPVLQAMETYDEEREAQRASEGTSGDGTEPRVSGPAEHETLGRATLTPSMIEGGEATNQVPAECVITFDRRSVPPETSGEFCADLETHLAQWLPGPMGLSVDLVRPDTPFPEAFATDEDAEVVRVLQRASGGAVRPFGAATEASYFAERAPTVVFGPGDLTDDVGAVAHSEREYVRLSEVRAAARALRESIERLV; the protein is encoded by the coding sequence GTGACGACGACCTTCGATCTCGAGACGTTCCACCGCGAGGCCGTCGACGTCCCCTCCCACGAGGACGTCGGCGAGATGCGCGAGTACCTCCTCGAGACACTCGACGCCGAGGGAATCGAGGGGACGGTCGACGACCTGGGGAACGTCCGCGCGACGCGGGGCGACGGCGACGGGACCCACCTCCTCCTGAACACGCACATCGACACCGTCCCGCCACACCTCCCGTACGAGCGGCGGGCCGAACCGCCCGGCCTGGACGAGCGGGTCGACGGGAGTGGCGACGAGGGGGGCGAGGCGACCGCCTCGGACCAGTCGAGCGGCCGGCAGCCACGAGACGCAGGCGACGTGGCCTGCGGCCGCGGGGCGTGTGACGCGAAGGGGTCGCTCGCGGCACTACTGGACGCCTTCGTCACCGTCTCGCCGGACGCCGGGCGCGTGACGCTGGCCGTCTCCATCGACGAGGAGACGACCCAGACCGGCGGCGCGCATCTCGCCGAGGACAGCGACGCCGACGCCGTCATCGTCGGCGAGCCGACTGGGCTCGACGTCTGTACCGCCGCTCGCGGGCAGTTCGAGGGGACGGTGACCATCCGCGGCGAGAGCGCCCACGCCGCCGACCCGGCCAGCGGCATGAACGCCATCCGGGCGGCCGCGCCCGTCCTGCAGGCGATGGAGACGTACGACGAGGAACGCGAGGCGCAGCGCGCCTCGGAAGGCACGAGCGGTGACGGGACGGAACCGCGAGTGAGCGGCCCCGCCGAGCACGAGACGCTCGGCCGGGCGACGCTCACCCCGTCGATGATCGAGGGCGGCGAGGCGACCAACCAGGTGCCCGCCGAGTGTGTCATCACCTTCGACCGGCGCTCCGTCCCGCCCGAGACCAGCGGCGAGTTCTGTGCCGACCTAGAGACCCACCTCGCGCAGTGGCTCCCGGGACCGATGGGGCTCTCGGTGGACCTCGTCCGGCCCGACACCCCCTTCCCCGAGGCGTTCGCGACCGACGAGGACGCCGAGGTCGTCCGGGTCCTCCAGCGTGCCAGCGGCGGCGCAGTCCGACCCTTCGGCGCGGCGACGGAGGCCTCGTACTTCGCCGAGCGGGCGCCGACGGTGGTCTTCGGTCCCGGCGACCTGACCGACGACGTCGGTGCGGTGGCTCACTCCGAGCGCGAGTACGTCCGGCTCTCCGAGGTCAGGGCCGCCGCTCGCGCGCTCAGAGAGAGCATCGAGCGATTGGTCTGA